A single genomic interval of Arthrobacter globiformis harbors:
- a CDS encoding efflux RND transporter permease subunit → MTGWLVRWSLKFRLIVLAAAAGILGFGLTTLPSMPVDNLPEFSPPHVEIQTEALGLSAVEVEQLITSPMEADLLNGVAWLDEIRSKSVPGLSSIEMVFEPGTDVLRARQLVAERLTQAFALPNVSSPPILMQPLSSTSRVMMVQMSSQDVSQIDMSVLARWDVKPALMGVPGVANVSIYGQREQQLQVQVDPKQLRAKNVTLSQVVETAGNAVWVSPLSFLEASTPGTGGFLESANQRIGIQHVLPIRTPADLGKVSVEGASDKTLTLADVTTLSEDHQPLIGDAVTGKTPGLLLVIEKFPDTSVADVTQGVEAVLDGLRPGLSGITVDSSIFRPASFVESAVGSLGLALLVSLLLVTALIGIAFRSWRYALLAFVAISVAAMAAALVLQFQGAVLNVMAFAGLVLALLVVIGDVITDLHSFRRESADDRVSREALLAHGLQRSRVPVLFAGLTALLALAPALFVPGVEGAFLTPLVLSYLLATAVAMLVALTVTPALASLLLRGHTRPRRSLAVVRKARLGYERSARAFTGAVATVFALAAAATAIAALAIVPAATQELPVVAAVPDRTLLVEWEAAASTGADVMNRVMTNASEELSGIGGVSSVGGHVGRAITSDTSSDVNAGELWVTMEDGANISSVRSEVREIVEGYPGLTAKVTTYPEQQLAAASEIDNRQFRVRVYGVDLDILRQKADEIRGILSRTDGVVEPQVDVTVDQPVAEIEVDLAKAQKQGIKPGDIRRAAATVLQGIEVGYLFEQQKVFQVIVKGTESTRNSLTSVTDMMVDKPEGGQVRLGDVAKVTLRPNQSVIHHDDTSRRIDVVANIQGRNLGDVTQDIQAAIKGMQFPVEYHAEIPPQYAEKQAAGAFIWWLALAAAAGILVLLLTVLGNWRLAGLVFLLLPVALSGGILAAGLAGGFGSVYVLVALAAVLALAIRDVVMLMGTYQSLQSRAPSDSPAHLMRQAAGERLLPTVLTTVITGLALVPLVLLGGPVGGGMLLPLALVVWGGLITTALLTLFILPILFLRIGPRTNKDWGSSLVINNGPVLAERSDLS, encoded by the coding sequence ATGACCGGTTGGCTTGTCCGCTGGAGTCTTAAGTTTCGATTGATTGTTTTAGCCGCTGCTGCCGGCATTCTGGGGTTCGGATTAACAACCCTGCCGTCAATGCCAGTGGATAATCTTCCAGAATTCTCTCCGCCACATGTGGAGATCCAAACCGAGGCACTGGGCCTGTCCGCCGTGGAGGTCGAACAGCTCATTACCTCCCCTATGGAGGCCGACCTGCTGAACGGGGTTGCCTGGCTCGACGAAATTCGTTCGAAGTCAGTCCCGGGCCTCTCTTCGATTGAGATGGTTTTTGAGCCTGGCACCGATGTCCTCCGCGCCCGGCAGCTCGTTGCAGAGCGGCTGACGCAGGCCTTCGCGCTGCCCAACGTGTCATCTCCGCCGATACTGATGCAGCCGCTCTCCTCGACGAGCCGCGTCATGATGGTGCAAATGTCCTCACAGGACGTGTCGCAAATCGACATGTCCGTCCTGGCCCGCTGGGATGTCAAGCCGGCGCTCATGGGTGTCCCGGGCGTGGCAAACGTCTCCATCTACGGCCAGCGCGAACAGCAGCTGCAGGTGCAGGTGGACCCGAAGCAGCTCCGCGCGAAAAACGTCACCCTTAGCCAGGTGGTTGAGACCGCCGGCAATGCGGTGTGGGTGTCACCGTTGAGCTTCCTGGAAGCATCAACCCCGGGTACAGGCGGCTTCCTCGAGTCCGCCAACCAGCGCATCGGCATCCAGCACGTGCTTCCGATCCGGACACCGGCAGACCTCGGCAAGGTCAGCGTTGAAGGAGCATCGGACAAGACGCTGACGCTGGCCGACGTGACCACCCTGAGCGAAGACCACCAGCCCCTGATCGGCGACGCTGTCACCGGCAAGACGCCGGGCCTGCTGCTGGTCATCGAAAAGTTTCCGGACACGAGTGTTGCGGACGTGACACAGGGCGTTGAGGCGGTGCTGGACGGGTTACGACCGGGCCTTTCCGGCATCACCGTCGACTCCAGCATATTCCGGCCGGCGTCATTCGTTGAGTCCGCCGTTGGCAGTCTGGGCCTTGCCCTGCTGGTCAGCCTCCTGCTGGTTACGGCGCTGATCGGCATCGCATTCCGGTCCTGGCGGTACGCCCTGCTGGCCTTCGTCGCCATTTCCGTGGCGGCCATGGCTGCGGCGCTGGTGCTGCAGTTCCAGGGAGCGGTCCTTAATGTCATGGCGTTCGCGGGCCTGGTCCTTGCCCTCCTCGTTGTCATCGGCGATGTCATCACCGACCTGCACAGCTTCCGGCGGGAATCGGCCGATGACCGGGTGTCACGCGAAGCCCTGCTTGCCCACGGGCTGCAGCGGTCCCGCGTGCCTGTCCTGTTCGCCGGACTCACCGCTCTGCTTGCCCTCGCCCCGGCGCTGTTTGTCCCGGGTGTGGAGGGTGCGTTCCTGACGCCCCTGGTGCTGTCCTACCTGTTGGCCACCGCCGTGGCGATGCTCGTGGCCCTGACGGTGACGCCGGCCTTGGCGAGCCTGCTGCTGCGGGGTCACACGCGGCCACGGCGCAGCCTTGCGGTGGTCCGCAAGGCCCGGCTCGGCTACGAGCGCTCGGCGCGGGCCTTTACCGGAGCGGTGGCCACAGTGTTCGCACTAGCGGCGGCTGCAACGGCCATCGCCGCACTTGCCATCGTTCCGGCCGCTACGCAGGAACTTCCTGTTGTGGCCGCTGTTCCCGACCGCACCCTCCTCGTCGAATGGGAGGCGGCGGCGAGTACAGGGGCTGATGTGATGAACAGGGTAATGACCAACGCCAGCGAAGAGCTGAGCGGAATCGGTGGAGTCTCCTCTGTGGGCGGCCACGTTGGACGTGCCATCACCTCAGATACCTCCTCTGACGTCAATGCCGGCGAGCTCTGGGTGACCATGGAGGACGGCGCCAACATCAGCAGCGTGCGCTCCGAAGTGCGCGAGATCGTCGAGGGGTATCCCGGCCTGACAGCGAAGGTGACCACCTACCCGGAGCAGCAGCTTGCTGCAGCCAGCGAAATCGACAATCGCCAGTTCAGGGTGCGCGTTTACGGCGTGGACCTGGACATCCTCCGCCAGAAAGCGGACGAAATCCGGGGGATCCTGTCGCGTACGGACGGCGTGGTTGAGCCGCAGGTGGATGTCACGGTAGACCAGCCTGTTGCGGAAATCGAGGTTGACCTCGCCAAGGCGCAGAAGCAAGGCATCAAGCCGGGCGATATAAGGCGGGCGGCTGCCACCGTCCTGCAGGGCATCGAGGTCGGGTACCTGTTCGAGCAGCAAAAAGTGTTCCAGGTGATCGTCAAGGGCACGGAATCCACCCGCAACAGCCTGACCAGCGTGACCGACATGATGGTTGACAAGCCAGAAGGCGGACAGGTTCGGCTGGGTGACGTGGCCAAGGTCACTCTCCGCCCGAATCAGTCAGTGATCCATCATGACGACACCTCAAGGCGAATTGACGTCGTGGCGAACATCCAGGGCCGCAACCTCGGCGACGTCACGCAGGATATCCAGGCGGCCATCAAGGGAATGCAGTTCCCGGTGGAGTATCACGCTGAGATCCCGCCGCAGTACGCCGAAAAGCAGGCCGCCGGTGCGTTCATCTGGTGGCTCGCCCTGGCGGCGGCAGCCGGCATCCTGGTCCTGCTGCTGACGGTCCTCGGCAACTGGCGGCTCGCAGGGCTCGTCTTCCTGCTGCTTCCGGTTGCACTGTCCGGCGGAATCCTCGCCGCCGGCCTGGCCGGCGGTTTCGGCTCCGTGTACGTGCTGGTGGCCCTGGCGGCGGTGCTCGCCTTGGCAATCAGGGACGTGGTCATGCTGATGGGAACCTATCAATCACTGCAGTCCCGTGCCCCGTCGGATTCGCCGGCACATCTCATGCGGCAGGCGGCCGGAGAGCGGCTTCTGCCAACTGTTCTGACCACCGTGATCACCGGACTGGCACTGGTGCCGCTGGTGCTGCTCGGCGGGCCGGTCGGCGGAGGCATGCTCCTTCCGCTGGCGCTGGTTGTGTGGGGCGGGCTTATTACCACTGCCCTGCTGACCCTATTTATTCTGCCGATCCTCTTCCTCCGCATTGGTCCACGCACCAACAAGGACTGGGGGAGCTCATTGGTGATCAACAACGGACCGGTTCTGGCAGAGAGGTCGGATTTGTCATGA
- a CDS encoding efflux RND transporter permease subunit has protein sequence MRRIVGFSLKFRALVVAIAVAMMAFGGVQLSTASVDVFPEFAPPKVEIQTICIGLTAAEVEQLVSVPLEEALNGVESLDEIRSKSVEQLSSIVLIFAPGADLLKARQLVSERIATVIPSLPTWAAPPVILQPLSSTSRVMKIGLTSDQRSLMEMSMITYWKIRAHLLRVPGVANVAIWGERLQMLQVQAIPEKLKANDVSLNQVMEVTANALDAGLLQYSPGSVIGTGGHLETPNQRLNIQHVLPITTPKDLAEITIEEKNGKPLRLGDVANVVEDHQALIGDAVINQGPGLMLIVEKLPWGNTLEVTRGVEAALQQMEPGLSGITVDTEIFRPATFIEESLDNLSRALMLGCILVVLVLGAFLFQWRTALISLIAIPLSLVTAASVLYLTGASVNTMVLAGLVIAVGVVVDDAIIDIENIIRRLRQHRAEGGTRSTASVVLEASLEVRGPIIYATLIIIAAAVPIFFLQGLTGAFFRPLAISYTLAVLASMLVALTVTPALALIFMRKVPLKEQEPPLVRVLKRGYRAVLSRMVRRPVAGYATFGAMAAIGAITAPLLGQSLLPDFKERDFLMHWLTQPGTSVSEEYRVSQKACEELLTIKGVRNCGSHIGQAFNADEVVGVYFGENWISIDPAVDYDTTLKSIHEVVDGYPGIVRDVQTYLKERIREVLTGASNAVVVRLYGDDLALLRSKAAEIHSIFDNTEGAIDVQTALQKDIPQINIEVDLAKAQSYGLKPGDVRRAAATMVAGEEVGDVYRGGKAYDVQVWSPPEVRSDISSIRNLPIDTPSGQKILLSDVASVQVKPTPNVIQRDAHSRRIDIQANVKEGALGTVVAAMEEGLTKVELPPGFRTQILGEFQERQAATNTLLSLAIGALAVIYLLLQVAFGSWRLATLVILTLPIALVGGVFAAFMGGGVLSLGSIVGFLTVMGIAARNGILLINHCQHLEKYEGEKFGPELVLRGAGERLSPILMTTLATGLALVPLVVLGNIPGHEIEHPMALVILGGLVTSTLLNLFVVPSLYLRFAKPKAERHQAPPEPVLANA, from the coding sequence ATGCGCCGGATTGTCGGGTTCAGCCTGAAATTCCGCGCCTTGGTGGTGGCCATCGCCGTGGCAATGATGGCGTTCGGCGGCGTCCAGCTCAGCACGGCCTCGGTGGACGTCTTTCCCGAATTCGCGCCGCCGAAGGTGGAGATTCAGACTATCTGCATTGGCCTTACCGCTGCCGAGGTGGAGCAGCTGGTTTCCGTTCCGCTCGAAGAGGCCCTCAACGGCGTTGAGAGTCTGGATGAGATCCGCTCCAAGTCCGTGGAGCAGCTGTCCTCGATCGTGCTGATTTTCGCCCCGGGAGCGGACCTGCTTAAGGCCCGCCAGCTGGTCTCGGAGCGGATCGCCACCGTCATTCCGTCGCTGCCCACCTGGGCGGCGCCGCCGGTGATCCTGCAGCCGCTGTCGTCCACCAGCCGCGTCATGAAGATCGGGCTGACTTCGGACCAGCGCTCGCTCATGGAAATGTCCATGATCACGTACTGGAAGATTCGCGCCCACCTGCTGCGGGTCCCCGGTGTGGCCAACGTGGCCATCTGGGGTGAGCGTCTGCAGATGCTGCAGGTGCAAGCGATTCCGGAGAAGCTGAAGGCCAACGATGTCAGCCTGAACCAGGTCATGGAGGTCACTGCCAACGCCCTTGACGCCGGCCTGCTGCAGTATTCGCCGGGTTCCGTCATCGGCACCGGCGGCCACCTTGAGACGCCTAACCAGCGGCTCAACATCCAGCACGTGCTGCCGATCACCACTCCGAAGGATCTTGCCGAGATCACCATCGAGGAGAAGAACGGGAAACCGCTACGCCTTGGTGACGTGGCCAATGTGGTGGAGGACCACCAGGCGCTCATTGGCGACGCCGTGATCAACCAGGGTCCCGGGCTGATGCTCATCGTCGAAAAACTTCCATGGGGCAACACCCTGGAAGTCACCAGGGGCGTTGAGGCTGCCCTGCAGCAGATGGAGCCGGGACTCAGCGGCATCACCGTTGATACGGAAATTTTTCGGCCGGCGACCTTCATTGAGGAGTCCCTTGATAATCTGAGCCGCGCGCTGATGCTGGGCTGCATCCTCGTGGTGTTGGTTCTGGGAGCCTTCCTCTTCCAATGGCGCACGGCGCTGATCAGCCTGATCGCCATTCCGCTGTCACTGGTCACGGCGGCGTCCGTTCTCTACCTCACAGGAGCATCGGTGAACACCATGGTCCTTGCGGGGCTGGTGATTGCCGTCGGGGTGGTGGTGGATGATGCGATCATCGACATCGAGAACATCATCCGAAGACTCCGGCAGCACCGGGCGGAGGGCGGGACACGGTCCACCGCCTCGGTGGTCTTGGAGGCCTCGCTGGAGGTCCGTGGGCCGATCATCTACGCCACGCTGATCATCATCGCCGCGGCGGTGCCGATCTTCTTCCTGCAGGGACTGACCGGGGCCTTCTTTAGGCCGCTGGCCATCTCCTACACCCTGGCGGTGCTGGCATCCATGCTCGTGGCGCTGACCGTTACACCCGCACTGGCCCTGATCTTCATGCGGAAAGTCCCGCTGAAAGAACAGGAACCGCCCCTCGTGAGGGTGCTCAAACGCGGTTACCGCGCGGTCCTGAGCCGAATGGTGCGGCGGCCCGTGGCGGGGTACGCGACATTCGGCGCCATGGCGGCCATCGGTGCCATCACGGCACCGCTGCTCGGGCAGTCGCTGCTGCCTGACTTCAAGGAGCGCGACTTCCTGATGCACTGGCTGACCCAGCCGGGCACGTCGGTTTCGGAGGAGTACCGCGTCAGCCAGAAGGCCTGCGAGGAACTGCTCACCATCAAGGGCGTCCGGAACTGCGGCTCGCACATCGGGCAGGCCTTCAACGCAGACGAGGTCGTGGGCGTCTACTTCGGGGAGAACTGGATCAGCATCGACCCCGCGGTTGACTATGACACGACGTTGAAGTCAATCCATGAAGTGGTGGACGGCTATCCCGGGATCGTGCGCGACGTCCAGACCTACCTGAAGGAAAGAATCCGTGAGGTTCTCACCGGCGCCAGCAACGCCGTCGTCGTCCGGCTTTATGGGGACGATCTGGCGCTCCTGCGCTCAAAGGCGGCGGAGATCCATTCGATCTTTGACAATACGGAAGGAGCAATTGACGTCCAGACGGCGCTGCAGAAGGACATTCCGCAGATCAATATCGAGGTTGATCTGGCCAAGGCCCAGAGCTACGGGCTGAAGCCGGGCGACGTCCGGCGGGCCGCGGCAACGATGGTGGCCGGCGAAGAAGTGGGCGACGTTTACCGGGGCGGGAAGGCATACGACGTCCAGGTCTGGAGCCCGCCAGAGGTCCGCTCCGATATCAGCAGCATCAGGAATCTCCCCATTGATACACCGAGCGGGCAGAAGATCCTGCTGTCCGATGTGGCGAGCGTCCAGGTCAAGCCGACCCCGAACGTCATCCAGCGCGATGCACACTCCAGGCGTATCGATATCCAGGCCAACGTGAAGGAAGGCGCGCTGGGCACAGTAGTTGCGGCCATGGAGGAAGGGCTCACGAAAGTGGAACTGCCCCCGGGCTTCCGTACTCAGATCCTGGGTGAGTTCCAGGAGCGCCAGGCGGCCACCAACACCCTGCTGTCACTCGCCATTGGGGCGCTGGCCGTGATCTACCTGCTCCTGCAGGTGGCCTTCGGAAGCTGGCGGCTGGCGACGCTGGTGATCCTCACCCTGCCGATTGCCCTGGTGGGCGGCGTGTTCGCGGCCTTCATGGGCGGAGGGGTCCTGTCACTGGGGTCCATTGTGGGCTTCCTGACGGTCATGGGCATCGCGGCCAGGAACGGCATCCTGCTCATCAACCACTGCCAGCACCTGGAGAAGTATGAGGGTGAAAAGTTCGGTCCGGAACTGGTGCTGCGGGGCGCCGGGGAACGCCTCTCGCCGATCCTCATGACCACCCTGGCCACCGGGCTCGCCCTGGTGCCGCTGGTGGTCCTGGGGAACATCCCCGGCCATGAGATTGAACATCCCATGGCCCTGGTGATCCTCGGCGGGCTGGTGACGTCGACGCTCCTGAACCTGTTCGTGGTCCCGTCGCTGTACCTGAGGTTCGCCAAGCCGAAGGCCGAGCGGCACCAGGCACCGCCGGAGCCCGTCCTGGCTAACGCCTAG
- a CDS encoding 6-pyruvoyl trahydropterin synthase family protein: MFSLTVRRHFMIAHSLPREAFGPAQGLHGATFVAEVTFRRRAVNDDAIVLDIGAAGDMIEEVLAGLNYRNLDEHPDFAGKLSTTEALAQYIADAVAERLREDKDGRELAGLDVTLRENPDAWASYALEFQALEPDPR; encoded by the coding sequence GTGTTCAGCCTGACCGTACGCCGCCACTTTATGATCGCCCACAGCCTTCCCCGCGAGGCCTTCGGGCCTGCCCAAGGCCTGCACGGGGCGACCTTCGTCGCGGAGGTGACGTTCCGCCGTCGTGCCGTCAACGACGACGCCATCGTCTTGGACATCGGCGCGGCTGGCGACATGATCGAGGAGGTGCTGGCCGGGCTCAACTACCGGAACCTGGACGAGCACCCGGACTTCGCCGGCAAACTGAGCACCACGGAGGCGCTGGCGCAGTACATTGCCGACGCCGTCGCGGAGCGCTTGCGGGAGGACAAGGACGGACGGGAACTCGCGGGCCTTGACGTCACCCTCCGGGAAAACCCCGATGCCTGGGCAAGCTATGCCCTCGAGTTCCAGGCCCTCGAGCCCGACCCCCGCTGA
- a CDS encoding DNA glycosylase AlkZ-like family protein, protein MTSHVPSAATLPTVEALTPELLRAWAWHRQGLDGTLEGRTPQEVLAAAGWARSVGGANPYLTLFARAGIRREQVDTDVRELRIHELPTARGCTYVLGREDFDWALSLGKSAEEAFRVLARLGVDRGEITLLEEQILHVLGEADGPLDPRQLKEELGESVRSLGEEGKKKGAATTLPTALGLLQADGRIGRVPVNGRLDQQRYAYTTWGLPPSRLGPEGAREELIRRYLGWTGGATIRQSQWFTGFTLTDSKAALAAVGAVEVPTAGGDVLWMLPADVERLADFSPQEGEQIQLLAGTDSLVLHRRNAADLFADEDRDRKLLNATLALQADLPDHPIFDRGRIIGLWQYDPGRERIAAWLFAGRTPAVEQRIAEVEAWIREDLGDFRSFSLDSPASRQERIDALDSAG, encoded by the coding sequence ATGACCAGCCACGTCCCGTCTGCCGCCACCCTGCCAACCGTTGAAGCCCTCACCCCGGAGCTGCTCCGTGCCTGGGCCTGGCACCGGCAGGGGCTGGACGGCACACTCGAAGGCCGCACGCCGCAGGAGGTGCTCGCCGCGGCGGGCTGGGCGAGGTCCGTGGGCGGCGCCAACCCGTACCTGACCCTCTTCGCCCGCGCCGGAATCCGGCGTGAGCAGGTGGATACGGACGTCCGCGAGCTCAGGATCCACGAACTGCCCACTGCCCGCGGCTGCACCTACGTGCTGGGCCGGGAGGACTTCGACTGGGCGCTGAGCCTGGGTAAAAGCGCCGAAGAGGCCTTCCGGGTGCTGGCGCGGCTCGGCGTCGACCGCGGCGAGATCACGCTGCTGGAGGAACAGATCCTGCACGTCCTCGGCGAAGCCGACGGTCCGCTGGACCCCAGGCAGCTCAAGGAGGAGCTGGGGGAGTCGGTGCGGAGCCTGGGCGAGGAAGGCAAGAAAAAGGGGGCAGCCACCACGCTGCCCACGGCATTGGGGCTGCTGCAGGCAGACGGCCGGATCGGCCGCGTTCCGGTCAACGGGCGGCTGGACCAGCAGCGCTATGCCTACACAACGTGGGGCCTGCCGCCCAGCCGGCTCGGCCCCGAAGGCGCCCGCGAGGAACTGATCCGCCGCTACCTCGGCTGGACTGGCGGCGCCACCATTAGGCAATCCCAGTGGTTCACCGGCTTCACCCTCACCGACAGCAAGGCGGCGCTCGCCGCCGTCGGGGCCGTGGAGGTGCCCACCGCCGGCGGCGACGTGCTTTGGATGCTGCCGGCCGACGTCGAACGCCTCGCGGACTTCAGTCCGCAGGAAGGGGAGCAGATCCAGCTGCTGGCCGGCACCGATTCTCTGGTGCTGCACCGGCGGAACGCGGCGGACCTGTTTGCGGACGAGGACCGGGACCGGAAGCTGCTGAACGCCACCCTGGCGCTGCAGGCGGACCTGCCTGACCATCCCATCTTTGACCGCGGCAGGATCATCGGGCTCTGGCAGTACGATCCCGGCAGGGAAAGGATCGCGGCCTGGCTCTTTGCTGGCCGGACGCCCGCCGTCGAGCAGCGCATCGCCGAGGTTGAGGCGTGGATCCGGGAGGACCTGGGCGACTTCCGCTCCTTCAGCCTGGATTCACCGGCGTCCCGCCAGGAGCGGATCGACGCGCTGGATTCCGCCGGCTAG
- a CDS encoding SRPBCC family protein has product MNAKGTRNTDYAFVTVWRVAGTTDDVAEILGDPAGLARWWPSVYLSVSPIHPGRENGVGRMARLHTKGWLPYTLRWTMTVTEPITSKGFAIRATGDLDGTGRWTLEQDGPEVLITYDWRVSATKPLLRRLSWLLKPGFSANHRWAMARGQESLALELRRRRAGTAPHSVPAPPPPTFPRVAGRGRRMDQRVRG; this is encoded by the coding sequence ATGAACGCCAAAGGCACCCGGAACACGGACTACGCCTTCGTCACGGTCTGGCGCGTGGCCGGGACAACGGACGACGTCGCGGAGATCCTGGGCGATCCCGCCGGACTGGCCCGGTGGTGGCCGTCCGTGTACCTAAGCGTCAGTCCCATCCATCCGGGCAGGGAAAACGGCGTGGGGCGGATGGCGAGGCTGCATACCAAGGGCTGGCTCCCCTACACCCTCCGGTGGACCATGACCGTCACGGAACCAATCACCAGCAAGGGCTTCGCGATCCGCGCAACGGGCGACCTGGACGGGACCGGACGCTGGACGCTCGAGCAGGACGGCCCGGAGGTCCTGATCACGTATGACTGGCGGGTCAGCGCCACCAAGCCGCTGCTGAGGCGGCTCAGCTGGCTGCTGAAACCCGGTTTCTCGGCCAACCACCGCTGGGCAATGGCCCGCGGGCAGGAAAGCCTCGCGCTGGAACTGCGGCGCCGGCGGGCGGGAACGGCCCCGCATTCCGTCCCCGCGCCACCGCCGCCCACGTTCCCGCGGGTGGCGGGGCGTGGGCGGCGGATGGACCAGCGGGTTCGGGGCTAG
- a CDS encoding zinc-dependent alcohol dehydrogenase, which translates to MTTSQHQTEATAYWTVGAGQGELRNEELPVPGPEEALVRSLYSGISKGTELVVHQAAVPPCVAEEMRAPHQKGSFPSPVKFGYLSVGVVEQGPADWVGQTVFCLHPHQDRYVVPVSSLTRVPDAVPPRRAVLTGTVETAVNALWEAGPRLGDRVAVIGAGLVGGMVATLLRTFPLARLQLVDLDPSRKGLADAVGVDFALPEDALPDCDIVFHCSASEGGLERSLKLVGDEGDIIEMSWYADRKITLPLGEDFHARRLSIRASQVGAVARARRHRRTNADRLELAVSLLKDPVFDAFLTGASDFTGLPGVVQDLAEGRLEALCHVIEYPFTEATGAENTVRKTEPTETAR; encoded by the coding sequence ATGACTACTTCCCAGCACCAGACCGAAGCAACCGCATATTGGACCGTGGGCGCCGGCCAGGGTGAACTCCGCAACGAGGAGCTGCCCGTCCCCGGCCCGGAGGAGGCCCTGGTGCGCTCGCTGTACTCCGGCATCAGCAAGGGTACCGAACTCGTGGTCCACCAGGCCGCCGTTCCGCCGTGCGTCGCCGAGGAAATGCGCGCCCCGCACCAGAAGGGCTCCTTCCCGTCGCCGGTGAAGTTCGGCTACCTGTCCGTGGGCGTGGTGGAGCAGGGCCCGGCGGACTGGGTGGGGCAAACCGTGTTCTGTCTTCACCCGCACCAGGACCGCTACGTGGTCCCAGTGTCCTCGCTCACCCGCGTTCCCGACGCCGTTCCTCCCCGCCGCGCGGTCCTCACCGGCACCGTGGAAACGGCGGTCAACGCCCTTTGGGAGGCGGGGCCAAGGCTGGGTGACCGCGTCGCCGTGATCGGCGCCGGGCTGGTGGGCGGCATGGTGGCCACGCTGCTGCGCACGTTTCCCCTCGCACGGCTCCAGCTCGTGGACCTCGACCCCTCGCGCAAGGGCCTCGCCGACGCCGTCGGCGTCGACTTCGCCCTTCCGGAAGATGCCCTGCCGGACTGCGACATCGTGTTCCACTGCTCGGCGTCCGAGGGCGGACTGGAACGCAGCCTGAAGCTGGTGGGGGACGAGGGCGACATCATCGAAATGTCCTGGTACGCCGACAGGAAAATAACGCTCCCGCTCGGTGAGGACTTCCACGCCCGCAGGCTGTCCATCCGCGCCAGCCAGGTGGGCGCCGTGGCACGGGCCCGCCGGCACCGCCGGACCAACGCCGACAGGCTGGAGCTCGCTGTGTCCCTGCTGAAGGACCCGGTGTTCGATGCCTTCCTTACCGGCGCCTCCGACTTCACCGGGCTGCCCGGCGTGGTCCAGGACCTGGCCGAGGGCCGGCTCGAAGCGCTGTGCCACGTCATCGAATACCCGTTCACTGAAGCCACCGGCGCCGAAAACACCGTCCGTAAAACCGAACCCACAGAAACCGCGAGGTAA
- a CDS encoding glycosyltransferase family 4 protein → MLPPLPAPPPAIRLLVPANIRHNSGGNVYNAALAQGLEQLGTEVTIQPVGGDWPVGSKEERRRLAGLLTAGTSARTQPGSPAGVAANTITIVDGLVASGAPEAMEAAAAAGHPPWVLLHMPLDEHPDLEARALRAADGVICTSGSAAAEISRRHGLAGVRAALPGTERARVAGGSEPPRLLAVAALLPNKDQLVLLGALARLRDLEWTAALVGSATADPNYARQVAAAVDRYGLGGRVQLPGELTGEALEQQWDAADLSLLVSKVEAFGMAVTESVARGVPVIVRAGTGAVEALGLGAETAPGPPDGAGPELPGAVVELGGVGDSGDADSGDAGDGQSGEADPGPLAAQLRSWLTDPGLRAEWRQRALAGRKLLPGWDATARQVLGYVAPKAWQGSHSSQPPADGE, encoded by the coding sequence ATGCTGCCCCCGCTACCGGCCCCGCCGCCAGCCATCCGCCTCCTGGTTCCCGCGAACATCCGCCACAACTCCGGCGGGAATGTCTACAACGCCGCGCTGGCGCAGGGCCTCGAGCAATTGGGAACCGAGGTAACCATCCAGCCGGTCGGCGGCGACTGGCCGGTGGGCAGCAAGGAAGAACGACGGCGGCTGGCCGGCTTGCTCACGGCGGGAACCAGTGCAAGAACCCAACCAGGGTCCCCGGCGGGGGTGGCCGCCAACACCATCACGATCGTTGACGGCCTGGTGGCCTCCGGCGCCCCCGAAGCGATGGAGGCTGCCGCCGCGGCCGGCCACCCGCCGTGGGTCCTGCTGCACATGCCCCTGGACGAGCACCCGGACCTGGAAGCCCGGGCGCTGCGGGCGGCCGACGGCGTGATCTGCACCAGCGGCTCCGCCGCCGCTGAGATCAGCCGGCGGCACGGCCTGGCCGGCGTCCGCGCGGCGCTGCCCGGAACCGAGCGCGCCCGGGTGGCCGGCGGATCTGAGCCGCCGCGCCTGCTGGCCGTGGCGGCGCTGCTGCCGAACAAGGACCAACTGGTTCTCCTCGGGGCGCTGGCCCGGCTGCGGGATCTGGAGTGGACGGCTGCCCTCGTCGGTTCTGCCACGGCGGACCCCAACTACGCCCGCCAGGTCGCGGCGGCAGTAGACCGCTACGGCTTGGGCGGCCGGGTGCAGCTGCCCGGCGAACTGACCGGCGAGGCGCTGGAGCAGCAGTGGGACGCCGCTGACCTGAGCCTGCTGGTCTCCAAGGTGGAGGCTTTCGGCATGGCGGTCACCGAGTCGGTGGCCCGCGGGGTGCCGGTCATCGTCCGGGCCGGCACGGGGGCGGTGGAGGCGCTGGGGCTGGGTGCGGAAACTGCCCCAGGACCTCCGGACGGTGCTGGACCCGAACTGCCCGGCGCCGTCGTCGAACTCGGCGGTGTCGGTGACAGCGGTGACGCTGACAGCGGAGACGCTGGAGACGGCCAATCCGGGGAGGCGGACCCCGGGCCGCTGGCGGCTCAGCTCCGCAGCTGGCTCACAGACCCCGGGCTGCGCGCCGAATGGCGCCAGCGGGCCCTCGCCGGCAGGAAACTCCTGCCGGGCTGGGATGCCACTGCGCGGCAGGTGCTCGGCTACGTGGCGCCGAAAGCATGGCAGGGCAGCCATTCCTCGCAACCGCCTGCTGATGGAGAATGA